Proteins encoded together in one Thermodesulfobacteriota bacterium window:
- the ampD gene encoding 1,6-anhydro-N-acetylmuramyl-L-alanine amidase AmpD encodes MILPWARFVPSPNCSSREGWEVDAVVLHHISLPPGSFGGPWVEHFFCNRLDPAVDRFFPEIAHLKVSAHFFVDREGQVTQFVDTDLKAWHAGESALDGEPDVNRFSVGIELEGDGQTPYTQAQYAALRRLLAAVRRAHPRVVPERIVGHEHVAPGRKADPGPLFAWDRVRSGLEEG; translated from the coding sequence GTGATCCTGCCCTGGGCCCGCTTCGTCCCCAGCCCCAACTGCTCTTCCCGGGAAGGCTGGGAGGTGGACGCCGTGGTGCTCCACCACATCAGCCTTCCCCCCGGCAGCTTCGGAGGCCCGTGGGTGGAGCACTTCTTCTGCAACCGGCTGGACCCGGCAGTGGACCGCTTCTTCCCGGAGATCGCCCACCTCAAGGTCTCGGCCCACTTCTTCGTGGACCGGGAGGGGCAGGTGACCCAGTTCGTGGACACCGACCTCAAGGCGTGGCACGCGGGGGAGAGCGCTCTCGATGGAGAGCCCGACGTGAACCGCTTTTCGGTGGGAATCGAGCTCGAAGGAGACGGGCAGACGCCGTATACGCAAGCCCAGTACGCGGCGCTGCGGCGCCTGCTCGCCGCGGTGCGCCGGGCCCACCCCCGGGTGGTCCCCGAGCGGATCGTGGGCCACGAGCACGTGGCCCCCGGCCGCAAGGCCGATCCCGGGCCCCTCTTTGCGTGGGATCGGGTGCGCTCGGGGCTGGAAGAAGGCTAG
- a CDS encoding ABC transporter permease, with amino-acid sequence MPSASASGRRRLLPRLPQLPQLPGGRSFLLISAGFLALLVLGAVFAPLLSPAPVDLLDLPGGLEGPSLSHPLGQDRLGRDVLAVLLHGGRVSLAVGLLVVGVSLAVGTLVGFASGYAGGWVDEGIMRVVDVLLAFPGILLAIALAGVLGPSLGNVVFALSLLGWVGFARLVRGEVLSLKTREFVTAARTLGAGPWRIAWRHLLPNLAGPLAVQATFGVAGAILAESSLSFLGLGPQDVPTWGALLSQGVDYLLFAPHLALFPGLAIMGTVLGINVLGDALRDRLDPARRVR; translated from the coding sequence GTGCCGAGCGCGAGTGCTTCGGGACGCCGGCGGCTCCTCCCCCGGCTTCCCCAGCTTCCCCAGTTGCCGGGTGGGCGGAGCTTTCTGCTGATTTCCGCCGGGTTTCTGGCGCTGCTGGTGTTGGGGGCCGTGTTCGCGCCGCTGCTCAGCCCGGCGCCGGTGGACCTGCTCGACCTCCCCGGGGGGCTCGAGGGGCCCAGCCTCAGCCACCCCCTGGGGCAGGATCGCCTGGGGCGCGACGTGCTGGCGGTGCTCCTCCACGGCGGCCGGGTGAGCCTGGCGGTGGGGCTCCTGGTGGTGGGGGTGAGCCTGGCCGTAGGAACCCTCGTGGGGTTCGCGTCGGGCTACGCCGGCGGCTGGGTGGACGAGGGGATCATGCGGGTGGTGGACGTGCTGCTCGCCTTCCCCGGCATCCTGCTGGCCATCGCCCTGGCGGGGGTGCTGGGGCCGAGCCTGGGCAACGTGGTCTTCGCGCTCAGCCTGCTCGGTTGGGTCGGCTTCGCCCGCCTGGTGCGCGGCGAGGTCCTCTCTCTCAAGACCCGGGAGTTCGTGACCGCGGCCCGCACCCTGGGCGCCGGCCCGTGGCGCATCGCCTGGCGCCACCTGCTGCCCAACCTGGCAGGGCCCCTGGCCGTGCAGGCCACCTTTGGGGTGGCGGGCGCGATCCTGGCCGAGTCGAGCCTCTCGTTCCTCGGGCTCGGCCCCCAGGACGTGCCCACCTGGGGCGCCCTGCTCAGCCAGGGGGTGGACTACCTCCTCTTCGCGCCCCACCTGGCGCTCTTCCCCGGGCTCGCCATCATGGGCACGGTGCTCGGCATCAACGTGCTGGGCGACGCCCTGCGCGACCGGCTGGACCCCGCCCGCCGGGTCCGCTAG
- the nikB gene encoding nickel ABC transporter permease, with protein sequence MIRRRLLTLLPTVLGVVTLVFAFLHLVPGDPVDVMLGETAQAADKELLRAELGLDRPLAEQYGTYLAGLARGDLGRSFTYRKPVREVIASRLPATAQLAGCALAVALAVALPLGVLAAVRKDTLFDRGSLVASLLGVSMPNFWLGPLLILLFSVHLRWLPVSGREGWASVVLPAITLGTGLAAILSRMLRSSLVEVLRADYLAAARARGVSEAKVIWVHALRNACLPVITLLGLQLGSLLSGAVITEAVFAWPGIGTLLLQALQGRDYPLAQGCVLVISLAYVGANLLADLLYRVADPRVRGDG encoded by the coding sequence GTGATCCGCCGCCGGCTCTTGACCCTCCTGCCCACCGTCCTGGGGGTGGTGACGCTGGTGTTCGCGTTCCTGCACCTGGTGCCCGGTGACCCCGTGGACGTGATGCTGGGCGAGACGGCCCAGGCGGCGGACAAGGAGCTCCTGCGCGCCGAGCTCGGCCTGGACCGCCCCCTGGCCGAGCAGTACGGCACCTACCTGGCGGGGCTCGCCCGGGGGGACCTGGGGCGGAGCTTCACCTACCGCAAGCCCGTGCGCGAGGTCATCGCGAGCCGCCTGCCCGCCACCGCGCAACTGGCCGGGTGCGCGCTGGCCGTGGCCCTGGCGGTGGCGCTTCCCCTGGGGGTGCTGGCGGCAGTGCGCAAGGACACCCTCTTCGACCGGGGAAGCCTGGTGGCGAGCCTCCTTGGGGTCTCCATGCCCAACTTCTGGCTCGGGCCGCTCCTCATCCTCCTCTTCTCGGTGCACCTGCGGTGGCTCCCGGTCTCGGGCCGCGAAGGGTGGGCGAGCGTGGTGCTCCCGGCCATCACCCTGGGCACGGGGCTCGCAGCCATCCTCTCCCGCATGCTCCGGTCGAGCCTGGTGGAAGTGCTGCGCGCCGACTACCTGGCCGCCGCCCGGGCCCGGGGGGTGAGCGAAGCCAAGGTCATCTGGGTTCACGCCCTGCGAAACGCCTGTCTGCCGGTCATCACGCTCCTGGGCCTCCAGCTCGGGAGCCTGCTCTCGGGAGCGGTCATCACCGAGGCAGTGTTCGCCTGGCCGGGCATCGGCACGCTACTCCTCCAAGCCCTCCAGGGCCGCGACTACCCCCTCGCCCAGGGATGCGTGCTCGTGATCAGCCTGGCCTACGTGGGGGCGAACCTGCTGGCCGATCTCCTATACCGGGTGGCGGACCCGAGGGTGAGGGGTGACGGGTGA
- a CDS encoding ABC transporter substrate-binding protein: MLRHGPALLLVFAALAAAGAGAGGCSGRPARDPVEFRVGIEGTPATLDPRYAADAHGVRIVPLLFHGLLARTASGEFRPDLAETWETPDPLTHRFVLRDGVRFHDGSRLTARDVAATYRYAMDPAHGCPAAGALAALEAVEAADDRTVVFRLSRPQVSFPFQLTLGVLPERLAGLPDLAGEVVGTGPYRLAAFRPGEEVLLEAFPGHFEAPPALARVRFRIVGNATTRLLEIGSGGLDLLQNAVPPYAVKFLQREPELSVTATPGASYQYLGYNLEDPVLGDVRVRQALSHAVDRDELIAYALQGLARPATGVLPPEHWAHAPDVPSYPYDPARARELLDSAGYPDPDGDGPAVRFALSYKTSTDKTALEVAQVIAAHLRRVGVGVEVRSFEWGTFFADVRAGNFQLMSLRWIGLSDPDSLHYLFHSASVPPAGANRGRYRNAQVDAWLDRSRAEPDPDRRRELYRQVQAQVARDCVYTSLWWLDDVVVLRRGYEGYEALPGGEYTSLARVRPGPGDGS, translated from the coding sequence ATGTTGCGCCACGGCCCGGCCCTCCTGCTGGTCTTCGCAGCCCTCGCCGCCGCAGGTGCCGGCGCCGGGGGATGTTCCGGCCGCCCGGCCCGGGACCCGGTGGAGTTCCGGGTGGGGATCGAGGGCACCCCCGCGACCCTCGACCCCCGGTACGCGGCCGACGCCCACGGGGTGCGGATCGTGCCGCTCCTCTTCCACGGGCTCCTGGCCCGGACGGCGTCGGGGGAGTTCCGGCCCGACCTGGCGGAAACCTGGGAGACCCCCGACCCCCTCACCCACCGCTTCGTCCTGCGCGACGGCGTGCGGTTCCACGACGGCTCCCGGCTCACGGCCCGGGACGTGGCGGCCACCTACCGCTACGCGATGGACCCGGCCCACGGGTGCCCCGCCGCAGGCGCCCTGGCGGCGCTTGAAGCAGTGGAGGCGGCCGACGACCGCACGGTGGTCTTCCGGCTCTCCCGCCCCCAGGTTTCCTTCCCCTTTCAGCTCACCCTGGGGGTGCTCCCCGAGCGCCTGGCGGGGCTCCCGGACCTGGCAGGCGAGGTGGTGGGCACGGGCCCCTACCGCCTGGCCGCCTTCCGGCCCGGGGAAGAGGTGCTGCTGGAGGCGTTCCCCGGCCACTTCGAGGCGCCGCCGGCCCTGGCCCGGGTTCGGTTTCGCATCGTGGGCAACGCCACCACCCGGCTCCTGGAGATCGGCTCGGGGGGGCTCGACCTCCTCCAGAACGCCGTGCCGCCCTATGCGGTCAAGTTCCTCCAGCGGGAGCCGGAGCTCTCGGTCACCGCGACCCCCGGCGCCTCCTACCAGTACCTGGGGTACAACCTGGAAGATCCGGTCCTGGGGGACGTGCGGGTGCGCCAGGCCCTGTCCCACGCGGTGGACCGGGACGAGCTCATCGCCTACGCCCTCCAGGGGCTGGCCCGGCCGGCCACGGGGGTGTTGCCCCCCGAGCACTGGGCCCACGCCCCCGACGTGCCCTCCTACCCCTACGACCCCGCCCGCGCCCGGGAGCTCCTGGACTCGGCCGGGTACCCGGACCCGGACGGGGACGGACCGGCGGTGCGCTTTGCCCTGAGCTACAAGACCAGCACCGACAAGACTGCCCTGGAGGTCGCCCAGGTGATCGCCGCGCACCTGCGCCGAGTGGGGGTGGGGGTCGAGGTGCGCAGCTTCGAGTGGGGCACCTTCTTCGCCGACGTGCGGGCGGGGAACTTCCAGCTCATGAGCCTGCGCTGGATCGGTCTCTCCGACCCCGACTCCCTCCACTACCTCTTCCACTCGGCCTCCGTTCCCCCCGCCGGCGCCAACCGCGGCCGCTACCGCAACGCCCAGGTGGACGCCTGGCTCGACCGGAGCCGCGCCGAGCCCGACCCGGACCGGCGCCGGGAGCTCTACCGGCAGGTGCAGGCCCAGGTGGCCCGGGACTGCGTGTACACGAGCCTGTGGTGGCTCGACGACGTGGTGGTGCTGCGCCGGGGCTACGAGGGGTACGAGGCGCTCCCGGGGGGCGAGTACACGAGCCTCGCCCGGGTTCGGCCCGGGCCCGGGGACGGCTCGTGA
- a CDS encoding SagB/ThcOx family dehydrogenase produces MPDTTRELYRLWREATDLDARGVRGRSLEWDRMPAPHKHYPGAPRRELPGSSQLRLPPVPLWRALADRRSRRDLGGESIPPETLGTLLWACQGVTARQGPYLLRTAPSAGALYPFETYVSVQSVEGWEPCLAHLHLPTFTLEVLQEGHLGRHIAHAALGQGFLSRAAAVFLWTAVVPRCAWKYGDRALRYLGLDLGHVCQNLALACAALDLGCCPVAAFFDEDVNRLLGVDGEAEFAYYLAAVGPVEAGTDAA; encoded by the coding sequence ATGCCCGACACGACCCGCGAACTGTACCGGCTCTGGCGCGAGGCCACCGACCTCGACGCCCGGGGCGTGCGGGGCCGGTCCCTGGAGTGGGACCGGATGCCGGCCCCCCACAAGCACTACCCCGGCGCCCCGCGCCGGGAGCTTCCCGGGTCCTCCCAGCTGCGCCTTCCCCCCGTGCCCCTGTGGCGGGCCCTGGCGGACCGGCGCTCCCGCCGGGACCTGGGGGGCGAGTCGATCCCCCCCGAGACCCTCGGGACCCTCCTCTGGGCCTGCCAGGGGGTGACGGCCCGCCAGGGCCCCTACCTCCTGCGCACCGCCCCCTCGGCAGGCGCCCTCTACCCCTTCGAGACCTACGTCTCGGTCCAGTCGGTGGAGGGGTGGGAGCCGTGCCTCGCCCACCTGCACCTGCCCACCTTTACCCTCGAAGTCCTCCAGGAAGGACACCTGGGCCGGCACATCGCCCACGCCGCCCTCGGGCAGGGCTTCCTCTCCCGGGCCGCCGCCGTCTTCCTCTGGACCGCGGTGGTGCCTCGCTGCGCATGGAAGTATGGCGACCGGGCGCTCCGCTACCTGGGCCTCGACCTGGGCCACGTGTGCCAGAACCTGGCCCTGGCCTGCGCGGCGCTGGACCTGGGCTGCTGCCCCGTGGCGGCCTTCTTCGACGAGGACGTCAACCGCCTGCTCGGGGTGGACGGCGAAGCCGAGTTCGCCTACTACCTGGCCGCCGTAGGCCCGGTGGAGGCCGGGACCGACGCCGCCTGA
- a CDS encoding UPF0175 family protein produces MAALKMFELGKISLGKAAELAQMSRVEFMETCSKYRISLFKYSEDEFENELRCDIEAADTK; encoded by the coding sequence ATGGCAGCACTGAAGATGTTCGAGTTGGGCAAGATCTCCTTGGGCAAGGCTGCAGAACTCGCACAGATGTCAAGAGTCGAGTTCATGGAAACGTGCTCGAAGTACCGCATCAGCCTCTTCAAATACTCTGAGGACGAGTTCGAGAACGAGCTCCGCTGTGACATCGAGGCCGCGGACACGAAATGA